One genomic region from Rhizomicrobium palustre encodes:
- a CDS encoding VirB4 family type IV secretion/conjugal transfer ATPase, with amino-acid sequence MHHKRALQNWTGLAAWSKNETKAGTRLPYERLLPDGTLKLRGGGLLRALQLTGLSFETDDSESLDHYARVRELLLRSSLDARFVLYHHIIRHRVEVATDGVFAAPFAAHVNARWNSQLRNSKLFLNQQFITVLRRPPRGKTGWLEKMGQGLRDEKMADDLRLLHGVVTTLVSGLEPYGARSLSSYMRGTQRCSEILEFLSALYNGEFRPVCEPPPECDIGHYLPYSRVSFGLSALETRGPQGGSYGALLSIKEYPTSTYAGLLDPLLRLPEEFVLTESFAPADRQIARERIDLALRRHKSADADAVTEHAELFAAKDALSTGAISFGDHHLSLLLRAPTLPALDRVSAEAGAVLADIGAVAVREDTNLEPGFWAQFPGNEAYIVRRGLISSAAASGFFSFHGFSAGKAEGNLWGPSAAVFETTSATPYHFNFHKGDLGNFSVIGPSGSGKTVVMGFLAAQAQRFAPKLVFFDKDRGAEILLRALGGHYTRLVPGTPTGLNPLALPDSPGTRAFLRGWLQVLLQASTSEEMAIIAAAVDAAFAHDPAFRRLRYFQELLGGGRRPEEGDLAARLSPFVRDGEHAWLFDNAVDAVGLDQKITGFDMTALLENPTLRTPAMMYLFHCVENRLNGEPAMILIDEGWKALDDAVFAARIRDWLKTLRKRNAILGFATQSARDALDSAISAALVEQTATMLFMPNAKAREEDYCGGFGLSSHELSIIRALPAHSRCFLLRHANNSVVLRLNLSGMPDILTVLSGRETTVRKLDQLRAELGDDPCRWYTALTGTPWPIAESGLQEAAE; translated from the coding sequence ATGCACCATAAGCGCGCGCTACAAAACTGGACGGGGCTGGCGGCTTGGTCGAAAAACGAGACCAAGGCAGGAACCCGCCTACCCTATGAGCGCCTCCTGCCGGACGGCACGCTGAAACTGCGCGGTGGCGGACTTTTGCGCGCTCTGCAGCTCACCGGGCTTTCTTTTGAAACCGATGACAGCGAGAGCCTGGACCATTACGCCCGAGTGCGCGAGCTTCTTTTGCGCAGCAGCCTCGATGCGCGCTTTGTGCTCTATCATCACATCATCCGTCATCGCGTGGAGGTTGCCACCGACGGTGTGTTCGCAGCCCCCTTCGCGGCGCATGTCAATGCGCGCTGGAACAGCCAACTGCGCAACAGCAAGCTTTTCCTCAATCAGCAGTTCATCACCGTGTTGCGCAGGCCGCCGCGGGGCAAAACCGGCTGGCTGGAGAAAATGGGCCAAGGCCTGCGTGACGAGAAAATGGCGGATGACCTTCGCCTGCTTCATGGTGTCGTCACCACGCTGGTCAGCGGGTTGGAACCATATGGCGCGCGCAGCCTCTCAAGCTATATGCGCGGTACGCAGCGTTGCTCGGAGATTCTGGAATTTCTCTCCGCGCTCTATAATGGCGAATTTCGTCCGGTCTGCGAACCGCCGCCTGAATGCGATATCGGCCATTACCTGCCCTATAGCCGGGTCAGTTTCGGACTTTCCGCGCTGGAAACACGCGGCCCTCAAGGGGGCAGTTATGGCGCACTACTTTCAATAAAGGAGTATCCAACGAGCACCTATGCTGGGCTGCTCGATCCACTGCTGCGCCTTCCTGAAGAATTCGTACTGACCGAAAGCTTCGCCCCCGCCGACCGGCAGATCGCACGCGAACGCATCGACCTTGCCTTGCGGCGGCACAAATCCGCCGATGCCGATGCGGTAACGGAACATGCAGAATTATTCGCTGCAAAAGACGCACTTTCTACAGGCGCCATCAGCTTTGGCGACCATCATCTGAGCCTGTTATTACGGGCACCAACCCTGCCCGCATTGGATCGCGTCTCTGCCGAAGCAGGCGCTGTACTCGCCGATATCGGTGCGGTGGCGGTGCGCGAGGACACCAATCTGGAGCCCGGATTCTGGGCGCAGTTTCCCGGAAATGAAGCTTATATCGTGCGCCGGGGGTTGATTTCGTCTGCCGCAGCTTCGGGCTTTTTCTCTTTCCACGGATTTTCCGCCGGCAAGGCGGAGGGAAATTTGTGGGGGCCATCGGCGGCGGTGTTCGAGACCACCAGCGCTACGCCCTATCACTTCAACTTTCACAAAGGCGATCTTGGGAATTTCTCGGTGATCGGGCCTTCCGGCTCCGGCAAAACGGTGGTGATGGGCTTTCTCGCAGCCCAGGCACAGCGTTTCGCACCCAAGCTGGTTTTCTTCGACAAAGACCGTGGCGCGGAAATTCTTTTGCGTGCGCTAGGGGGGCATTACACGCGGCTGGTGCCGGGCACGCCAACGGGACTTAATCCCTTAGCGCTGCCAGATAGCCCCGGCACACGCGCCTTCTTGCGCGGTTGGCTTCAAGTGCTTCTGCAGGCAAGTACAAGCGAAGAGATGGCGATCATCGCGGCGGCGGTGGACGCGGCCTTCGCGCATGATCCCGCCTTTCGCCGCCTTCGCTATTTCCAGGAGCTTCTCGGCGGCGGGCGGCGGCCTGAAGAGGGCGACCTTGCTGCGCGGCTTTCACCCTTTGTGCGCGACGGTGAACATGCCTGGCTGTTCGATAATGCCGTGGATGCTGTCGGGCTGGACCAGAAGATCACCGGCTTTGACATGACCGCGCTGCTGGAAAATCCCACCCTTCGCACGCCTGCGATGATGTATCTTTTTCATTGCGTGGAAAATCGCCTGAATGGCGAGCCCGCGATGATCCTGATCGATGAGGGCTGGAAAGCATTGGATGATGCCGTTTTCGCCGCGCGCATTCGCGATTGGCTGAAAACCTTGCGCAAGCGCAACGCGATCCTCGGCTTTGCCACCCAGAGCGCGCGCGACGCCCTCGACAGCGCGATCTCCGCCGCGCTGGTGGAGCAAACCGCGACCATGCTGTTCATGCCCAATGCCAAAGCGCGCGAAGAAGATTATTGCGGCGGCTTCGGGCTTAGCAGCCATGAGCTTTCCATCATCCGCGCTTTGCCCGCGCATAGCCGCTGCTTTTTGCTTCGCCACGCCAACAACTCCGTGGTGCTACGGCTGAACCTTTCCGGCATGCCCGATATTCTGACCGTGCTTTCGGGGCGCGAGACGACGGTGCGCAAACTGGATCAGCTGCGTGCCGAACTCGGCGATGATCCGTGCCGTTGGTACACCGCGCTGACCGGCACGCCTTGGCCGATTGCGGAATCCGGTTTGCAGGAGGCCGCGGAATGA
- a CDS encoding glycosyltransferase: MRTAIIHYWLVTMRGGERVLERIARLYPQADIFTHVYIPDAVSPYLRSRNIKTTFIQSLPFANALYQRYLPLMPLALEQINLEKYDLVISTEAGPAKGVIPMPEATHVCYCHSPMRYLWDQYHPYLNASGAPMRMAMPLMAHWLRQWDLASSARVDSFAANSKFVAQRIRKYYRRESTVIHPPVSVDLFSPSDVKEDYFLWLSQLVPYKGCEIAVEAFNRMKLPLLVVGQGSEEKRLKKMAGPTIRFVSSLPLAELRQAYARAQALIFTAKEDFGIVPLEAQASGCPVIAYGAGGASETVRDGETGLLFAEQTVDHLIEAVETFLSWKAHFNPAKAVAQAQRFRPEVFDSRFSAFVNTAMMGPQNLVPALAV, from the coding sequence ATGAGAACGGCCATTATCCATTATTGGCTTGTAACCATGCGGGGCGGCGAGCGTGTGCTCGAACGCATCGCGCGGCTTTATCCGCAAGCTGACATCTTCACCCATGTTTACATACCCGATGCGGTTTCGCCCTATTTGCGTAGCCGCAACATCAAAACCACCTTCATTCAGTCACTGCCTTTCGCCAATGCGCTATACCAGCGCTATTTGCCGCTGATGCCGCTGGCGCTCGAGCAGATCAATCTCGAGAAATATGATCTCGTCATCAGCACGGAAGCCGGGCCGGCAAAGGGCGTCATTCCCATGCCGGAGGCGACCCATGTCTGCTACTGCCATTCGCCAATGCGGTATTTGTGGGATCAGTATCACCCCTATCTGAATGCCTCTGGCGCGCCTATGCGCATGGCAATGCCGCTCATGGCGCATTGGCTTCGGCAATGGGATTTGGCGTCTTCGGCGCGGGTGGATTCCTTCGCGGCCAATTCCAAATTCGTGGCGCAGCGCATCCGCAAATACTATCGCCGCGAATCCACCGTGATTCATCCCCCGGTCAGTGTGGATCTGTTCTCGCCCAGCGACGTGAAGGAGGATTACTTCCTCTGGCTCAGCCAGCTTGTGCCGTATAAGGGCTGTGAGATCGCTGTAGAGGCCTTTAATCGGATGAAGCTTCCGCTCTTGGTGGTGGGCCAGGGATCGGAAGAGAAGCGTTTGAAGAAAATGGCGGGGCCGACCATTCGCTTCGTCTCGTCTTTGCCGCTCGCCGAGTTGCGCCAGGCTTATGCCAGAGCGCAGGCGTTAATTTTCACGGCCAAGGAAGACTTCGGTATTGTGCCGCTGGAAGCGCAAGCGAGCGGTTGTCCAGTGATCGCCTATGGCGCGGGCGGCGCCTCGGAAACCGTGCGCGATGGTGAGACCGGTCTTCTCTTCGCGGAACAGACGGTGGATCATCTCATCGAAGCGGTGGAAACCTTCTTGAGCTGGAAGGCGCATTTCAATCCGGCAAAGGCGGTGGCGCAAGCTCAGCGCTTCCGGCCCGAGGTCTTCGACAGCCGCTTCTCTGCCTTCGTCAACACCGCTATGATGGGCCCGCAAAATCTCGTGCCCGCGCTTGCCGTGTAA
- a CDS encoding exopolysaccharide biosynthesis polyprenyl glycosylphosphotransferase: protein MNIELRPSVVTGSEPAAEIMDKASTPSPRGAPHSAHPSIRQSLLAHPGITTALFAMDFLAFWGSVALSAAICWMIDPALWNGMVQSDAPALTSRLMFCLYYSVGVCVWSAASGAYSARWTFDEDAKRLVSLVFMMFLIDVFVEFAAMQQTPRLWVITLWPLACVLILFARIFIRRVLDAFGVWRVGAAILGSGERYGAVMESIETNSYTGYYAAYHSHIPVRRDMSLSDFARWLSKDLAMRGAETAILVPSASEMEAADRVIDALNLCLKPYILVPPVQRVSLAGLTVQSSMASDAVLMSSRHGLMSPLRRATKRVFDVVVSLSLIIFMAPALAVIAAAVASSGWPILYGHERIGRGGKPFRCLKFRTMVVNSDEVLAKLLASDPERAAEWRQSFKLTNDPRITRIGKFLRETSLDELPQLINVLRGDMSLVGPRPVIAKEIKFYYGEEALFYELVRPGVTGLWQVSGRSETTYSRRVFLDSCYVRNWSLWADVVILFSTIPSVLAREGAR from the coding sequence ATGAACATTGAATTGCGTCCGTCGGTGGTCACCGGCTCGGAGCCGGCGGCCGAGATCATGGACAAGGCGTCAACGCCATCGCCCCGGGGAGCACCGCATTCGGCGCATCCCTCTATCCGTCAATCCCTGTTGGCCCATCCGGGTATAACGACAGCGCTTTTCGCAATGGATTTTCTGGCCTTCTGGGGTTCCGTCGCCTTGTCGGCGGCAATCTGCTGGATGATCGACCCTGCCTTGTGGAACGGTATGGTTCAGAGCGATGCGCCTGCGCTGACCAGCCGCCTGATGTTCTGCCTTTATTATTCCGTTGGGGTATGCGTCTGGAGCGCGGCGAGCGGCGCCTATAGCGCGCGTTGGACCTTTGATGAGGACGCCAAACGTCTCGTCAGCCTTGTTTTCATGATGTTTCTGATCGACGTTTTCGTCGAATTCGCTGCCATGCAGCAAACTCCACGGCTGTGGGTGATCACGCTTTGGCCGCTTGCTTGCGTGCTTATCCTGTTCGCGCGGATTTTCATCCGGCGCGTACTGGACGCCTTTGGCGTGTGGCGGGTTGGGGCTGCGATTCTGGGCAGCGGTGAGCGCTATGGCGCCGTGATGGAATCGATCGAGACCAACAGCTACACCGGCTATTACGCGGCCTATCACAGCCACATTCCGGTGCGGCGCGACATGTCGCTCTCGGATTTCGCGCGCTGGCTCTCCAAGGATCTCGCCATGCGCGGCGCCGAGACGGCCATTCTGGTGCCAAGCGCATCGGAAATGGAGGCCGCCGATCGCGTCATTGATGCGCTGAATCTCTGCCTTAAGCCTTACATCCTGGTGCCGCCGGTGCAGCGCGTTTCCCTCGCAGGCCTCACGGTGCAGTCGAGCATGGCGTCTGATGCCGTGCTGATGAGTTCGCGCCATGGCCTGATGTCGCCCCTGCGGCGCGCCACCAAGCGCGTGTTCGATGTCGTGGTCTCCTTGTCGCTCATCATCTTCATGGCGCCTGCCTTGGCGGTGATTGCTGCAGCGGTTGCATCGAGCGGCTGGCCCATTCTCTATGGGCATGAGCGCATCGGACGTGGCGGAAAGCCCTTCCGCTGCCTGAAGTTTCGCACCATGGTGGTGAACTCCGACGAGGTGTTGGCCAAGCTCTTGGCGAGTGATCCAGAACGCGCGGCGGAATGGCGTCAAAGCTTCAAGCTCACCAATGATCCGCGCATCACCCGTATCGGCAAGTTTCTGCGCGAAACCAGCCTTGATGAGCTGCCGCAATTGATCAATGTGTTGCGCGGTGACATGAGCCTGGTGGGGCCGCGCCCGGTCATCGCCAAGGAAATCAAATTCTACTATGGCGAGGAAGCTCTCTTCTATGAGCTGGTCCGTCCTGGCGTGACGGGTCTGTGGCAGGTCAGCGGCCGCAGCGAAACCACCTATTCGCGCCGCGTCTTCCTCGATAGCTGCTATGTGCGCAATTGGAGCCTGTGGGCGGATGTGGTGATCCTGTTCAGCACCATTCCCTCCGTGCTTGCCCGTGAGGGTGCGCGCTGA
- a CDS encoding glycosyltransferase family 4 protein: MTAYKASSGVAVLLFAPPKSRQPLALAQPERVVVINDYAKGGGGAAALARLSAEGLKAKGIDVVYFSGDAALQSEGIDAFALHEKPLLESKAFVKGLYNSRAASELARWIDQHDTPRTIYHLHNWSHILSPAVFTPLKKVRGRVVLSAHDFFLACPNGGFVHYGTNAPCGLEPLSAACLRSNCDKRSYAHKLWRSARQMVRNAVYDVAELAPRILTIHPAMHPYLQRSGISEPLMRALLNPVTPYHNGRIAAEDNRSILYVGRLDYEKGADLAAEAATKAGLSLVVIGDGPLRTELVARFPSVRFLGQQTKSEIAAHATKAAALVMPTRYPEPFGLVAVEALWSGLPVILPNTSFFADEIDRLDAGVLFTPGDADALAQAMKILIVDPERRHEMSLSAFHNTRHLANTPEVWLQELLLEYRDLLNPAQNQKNQETTQEGATYRVGAAP, translated from the coding sequence ATGACAGCCTATAAAGCTTCAAGCGGGGTGGCTGTGCTGCTTTTCGCGCCGCCCAAAAGCCGCCAGCCGCTGGCGCTAGCGCAGCCCGAGCGTGTGGTGGTGATCAACGATTACGCTAAAGGCGGCGGCGGCGCGGCCGCTCTGGCCCGGCTTTCGGCAGAAGGTTTGAAGGCGAAAGGCATTGATGTCGTCTATTTTTCCGGCGATGCCGCGCTGCAAAGCGAGGGGATTGACGCCTTCGCGCTGCATGAAAAGCCGCTGCTGGAAAGCAAAGCCTTTGTGAAAGGGCTTTATAACAGCCGCGCCGCATCGGAACTTGCCCGCTGGATAGATCAGCATGATACGCCGCGCACCATCTATCACCTGCACAACTGGTCACACATTCTGTCGCCAGCGGTATTTACGCCGCTGAAGAAGGTGCGCGGGCGGGTCGTATTGTCGGCGCATGATTTTTTTCTGGCTTGTCCTAATGGCGGCTTCGTGCATTACGGCACAAACGCCCCCTGCGGGCTGGAGCCCTTGTCAGCCGCCTGCTTGCGCAGCAACTGCGACAAGCGCAGCTATGCGCATAAGCTTTGGCGGTCGGCGCGGCAGATGGTGCGCAACGCTGTTTATGATGTTGCCGAGCTCGCGCCGCGCATCCTGACCATTCATCCCGCGATGCATCCCTATTTGCAGCGCAGCGGCATTTCCGAACCGCTTATGCGGGCCTTGCTCAATCCCGTCACGCCCTATCACAATGGGCGTATCGCGGCAGAGGACAATCGCAGCATTCTCTATGTCGGCCGGTTGGATTACGAGAAAGGCGCTGACCTTGCGGCCGAGGCAGCCACCAAGGCAGGGCTTTCGCTGGTCGTGATTGGCGATGGGCCATTGCGGACGGAGCTTGTGGCGCGCTTTCCGTCAGTGCGGTTTCTCGGGCAACAGACGAAGAGCGAGATCGCGGCACATGCGACCAAGGCCGCGGCGCTGGTGATGCCGACCCGCTATCCCGAACCCTTTGGGCTGGTCGCGGTGGAAGCTTTATGGAGCGGTCTGCCGGTCATTTTGCCGAATACGTCGTTTTTCGCCGACGAAATAGATCGCCTCGACGCAGGCGTGCTTTTTACGCCGGGGGATGCGGATGCGCTCGCGCAGGCCATGAAAATTCTTATCGTAGATCCGGAACGGCGCCATGAAATGAGCCTTTCGGCTTTTCACAATACGCGGCATCTGGCGAATACGCCTGAGGTTTGGCTGCAAGAATTGCTTCTGGAATACCGGGATTTGCTTAATCCCGCACAAAATCAAAAAAATCAGGAAACGACCCAGGAAGGCGCAACTTACCGCGTGGGGGCGGCGCCATGA
- a CDS encoding oligosaccharide flippase family protein — translation MKNRSLATLATAGLGIGARASGQLMALAVTIIAARFLAPADFGVFALAMACVTLVRNMLYSGGYEYLMKCSDPRSAATECLLLNAAMTVVLSLILTGLAYGGRVVFGMGMLTTVLLALIPSNFVSVLTSWQEAQILRGGRIRSFYLATATGDIVVGAIAIGLLWAGWGIWALVVQSYGRAILLTCFYAVIERPLLSERISRTKIIEIAHWSWSRYGSVSLSFLSNYAADFVLGVFLSPAATGIYRAGSRIVQAASDLFLQPAQTFGITLFSKRAALGLSPDDLWPKVLTAWMVLAWPALIGLAIAAGLLVPMILGPKWLLAAPVVSILCVRQLWSTFGAVTSAMLVAFNHQKTVFHFQLVTILSALAGLLIFARFGVIAAAASLTVIASIGNIWLLLRALHLFPGARREFAHAVITVIATTAATAAGAELFLFLAHGDLAKWQLVAALAFSGIFAWAFSAFLFRQRIIQSIHALAGG, via the coding sequence GTGAAAAACCGCTCTCTCGCAACCTTGGCTACAGCGGGGCTCGGCATTGGCGCCAGAGCCTCCGGCCAGCTTATGGCGCTCGCGGTCACGATCATTGCGGCGCGGTTCTTAGCACCTGCCGATTTCGGTGTTTTCGCGCTGGCGATGGCCTGCGTCACGCTGGTGCGCAATATGCTGTATTCCGGTGGCTACGAATATTTGATGAAATGCAGCGATCCGCGCAGCGCGGCGACGGAATGCCTGCTGCTCAACGCCGCCATGACCGTCGTTTTGAGTCTGATCCTTACGGGTCTCGCCTATGGCGGCCGGGTTGTTTTCGGCATGGGTATGCTGACGACGGTGTTGCTCGCGCTGATCCCTTCTAATTTCGTCTCTGTGCTGACCTCGTGGCAGGAAGCGCAAATCTTGCGTGGCGGGCGGATAAGAAGTTTCTATTTAGCGACCGCCACCGGAGATATCGTGGTCGGCGCGATCGCGATTGGGCTTTTATGGGCGGGGTGGGGCATCTGGGCTTTGGTGGTACAAAGCTATGGGCGCGCCATTCTCCTCACGTGCTTTTATGCAGTGATTGAGCGCCCGTTATTGTCTGAGCGGATCAGCAGGACAAAAATCATCGAGATCGCACACTGGTCATGGAGCCGCTATGGCAGTGTGAGCCTCAGTTTTCTCTCCAACTACGCGGCGGATTTCGTGCTCGGCGTTTTTCTTTCGCCCGCCGCAACCGGCATTTACCGCGCGGGCAGCCGCATCGTTCAGGCCGCGTCCGATCTCTTCCTGCAACCTGCGCAGACCTTCGGGATCACCTTGTTTTCTAAACGCGCGGCGCTTGGGCTTTCGCCGGATGATCTGTGGCCGAAGGTTCTGACGGCCTGGATGGTTCTGGCTTGGCCCGCGTTGATTGGGCTCGCCATCGCGGCGGGCTTGCTGGTGCCCATGATCCTTGGGCCGAAATGGCTGCTCGCGGCACCGGTGGTAAGCATTCTTTGTGTGCGCCAGCTCTGGTCTACCTTCGGTGCGGTTACCAGCGCCATGCTGGTCGCCTTCAATCATCAAAAGACCGTCTTTCATTTTCAGCTCGTCACGATTTTATCGGCGTTGGCTGGTCTTCTGATCTTTGCGCGCTTCGGCGTGATCGCGGCAGCGGCGAGCCTCACGGTGATCGCGAGCATTGGCAATATCTGGCTGCTCTTGCGCGCCTTGCACCTTTTCCCGGGCGCGCGACGTGAATTTGCGCATGCCGTGATTACGGTGATCGCCACCACGGCCGCCACCGCGGCCGGTGCGGAGCTCTTCCTCTTTCTGGCCCATGGCGATTTGGCGAAATGGCAGCTTGTCGCCGCCTTGGCGTTCAGCGGCATCTTCGCTTGGGCCTTCAGTGCATTCTTGTTCCGTCAGCGGATCATTCAATCCATCCACGCATTGGCAGGAGGCTAG
- a CDS encoding glycosyltransferase family 4 protein, protein MAAPIYFNGKFYAGELNGVHRVADRLVREVDRLAAASDKKLDLRLLIPKRRQFSPQVNVFKVEEQELGHTQRWEQGILPFVAKDGHLINLANLSPIMHRSKVTLIHDAQFYISPGSYATHFSIGYRILTPIMARSSRAVLTVSEFSREMLGAFGVAKWQKTGVLYNGADHILEAAPDVSVLQKNGLEQGGYAVVFGSTFVYKNVATAFAAFADPQLADVKLVVIGPSAEKLRASGLNPPPNAVFVGKLNDGELRALYQSALCLVYPSRTEGFGLPPLEAMLCDCPAIVAPAGAIPEVCRDAALYADVADIAGWVMLVNSLRQDEALRRAKIEQGRKRAATFTWASAGERLMKLVQSLPERLS, encoded by the coding sequence ATGGCTGCGCCTATTTATTTTAACGGGAAGTTCTATGCGGGTGAGCTCAATGGCGTTCACCGCGTCGCCGATCGCCTTGTCCGCGAGGTCGACCGGCTGGCGGCGGCGAGTGATAAAAAGCTCGATTTGCGCCTGCTCATCCCCAAGCGGCGCCAATTCTCGCCGCAGGTCAATGTCTTTAAGGTGGAAGAGCAGGAGCTCGGCCACACCCAGCGCTGGGAGCAGGGCATTCTACCCTTCGTGGCCAAGGATGGTCATCTGATCAACCTCGCTAATCTCTCGCCCATCATGCACCGCTCTAAGGTGACGCTGATCCATGACGCGCAGTTTTATATTTCGCCGGGATCATACGCGACGCATTTCAGCATCGGCTATCGCATCCTGACGCCGATCATGGCGCGATCGAGCCGCGCGGTGCTGACGGTCTCCGAGTTTTCGCGCGAAATGTTGGGCGCGTTCGGGGTCGCCAAATGGCAGAAGACCGGCGTACTCTACAATGGTGCCGATCATATTCTGGAAGCTGCTCCTGACGTCTCTGTTCTGCAGAAAAACGGGCTGGAGCAGGGCGGCTATGCCGTGGTGTTCGGATCGACCTTTGTCTACAAGAATGTCGCCACTGCTTTTGCTGCCTTTGCCGATCCACAATTGGCCGATGTGAAGCTCGTGGTAATCGGCCCATCGGCTGAAAAGCTGCGTGCTTCAGGCCTAAATCCACCGCCTAATGCGGTGTTTGTCGGAAAGCTCAACGACGGCGAGTTGCGCGCGCTTTATCAGTCGGCGCTGTGCCTGGTCTATCCCTCGCGTACTGAAGGCTTCGGCCTGCCGCCTCTGGAAGCAATGCTGTGCGATTGCCCGGCCATTGTCGCGCCTGCGGGGGCCATCCCCGAAGTCTGCCGCGATGCGGCGCTTTATGCCGATGTTGCAGACATCGCGGGCTGGGTCATGCTGGTCAATAGCTTGCGGCAAGATGAGGCGCTACGCAGGGCGAAAATAGAACAGGGCCGCAAACGCGCGGCGACCTTCACCTGGGCTTCGGCTGGCGAACGCTTGATGAAGCTGGTGCAGTCCTTGCCGGAGCGGCTATCGTGA
- a CDS encoding type IV secretion system protein VirB3: MSQLSRAPVFRALTRPQMFAGVTYSYFILNAAVTTEAFLITHSFLALPVALLLHGIGYMASLREPRIFDLWLTKVTKCPRLRSWSRWGCNSYAP; encoded by the coding sequence ATGAGCCAACTTAGCCGTGCCCCCGTGTTTCGCGCCCTCACCCGTCCGCAGATGTTCGCGGGCGTGACCTATAGCTATTTCATCCTCAATGCCGCAGTCACCACGGAAGCCTTTCTGATCACGCACTCCTTCCTCGCGCTGCCCGTCGCGCTGCTGCTGCATGGCATCGGCTATATGGCATCGCTGCGCGAGCCGCGCATCTTCGACCTCTGGCTGACGAAAGTCACCAAATGCCCGCGTTTGCGAAGCTGGTCGCGCTGGGGCTGCAACTCCTATGCACCATAA
- a CDS encoding lytic transglycosylase domain-containing protein: MRAEVILCFVLALNLYPAQADVFEVGDSGDFILRAGPSHQANTTRAVDKPYREASNRAAEAAQISPELLSALVSQESGWRSTAVSAKGAIGLTQLMPHTAARLGVDPHKPGDNLRGGAIYLRQQLDRFGDLSLALAAYNAGPERVAAVNSVPQIAETRAYVDRILARLAEISLPESPSPDFRLKDTP, from the coding sequence ATGCGTGCGGAAGTGATTCTATGCTTTGTCCTCGCGCTGAATCTGTACCCAGCGCAGGCGGATGTTTTTGAGGTTGGCGATAGCGGGGATTTTATCTTGCGCGCCGGGCCATCTCATCAGGCCAACACAACGCGCGCGGTGGATAAGCCATACCGCGAAGCTTCCAATCGCGCTGCGGAAGCAGCGCAAATAAGCCCAGAGCTCCTCTCCGCCTTGGTTTCACAAGAGAGCGGTTGGCGCAGCACGGCTGTTTCCGCAAAAGGCGCGATCGGTTTAACCCAACTGATGCCCCACACCGCCGCGCGGCTCGGCGTCGATCCTCATAAGCCAGGGGACAATCTTCGTGGCGGCGCGATCTATCTTCGCCAGCAACTGGATCGCTTCGGCGATCTTTCCCTGGCGCTGGCCGCCTATAACGCCGGGCCCGAACGTGTCGCCGCTGTCAACAGCGTTCCCCAAATCGCGGAGACCCGGGCCTATGTAGATCGCATTTTAGCCCGCCTCGCTGAGATCAGCCTGCCTGAATCTCCTTCGCCAGATTTTCGTTTGAAAGACACACCATGA
- a CDS encoding TrbC/VirB2 family protein, with amino-acid sequence MKHAVPLLTFAALGQSALAADPQGSGPILAALSWIQGTLLGSVATSVAVIAVAMVGFLMLTGRLNWRMGATVILGCFVLFGSAAIVSGIQAVAGAAH; translated from the coding sequence ATGAAACATGCAGTGCCCCTGCTTACTTTTGCCGCCCTTGGCCAAAGCGCCCTCGCGGCGGACCCTCAAGGCTCTGGCCCCATCCTGGCCGCGCTCAGCTGGATACAAGGCACGCTTTTGGGCAGCGTGGCGACCTCCGTCGCGGTGATCGCGGTGGCGATGGTCGGCTTCCTGATGCTGACTGGGCGGCTGAACTGGCGTATGGGCGCGACCGTGATCCTGGGCTGTTTCGTCCTGTTTGGGTCAGCCGCCATCGTCTCAGGCATTCAAGCCGTCGCGGGAGCGGCGCATTGA